The following DNA comes from Lemur catta isolate mLemCat1 chromosome 19, mLemCat1.pri, whole genome shotgun sequence.
AACTTCGGGCTTTCAGGCTCCAGGAACCAGAATCCGGGTCTTCCGGAGAGTGGGGTCCAGCAGTCCGAATCTCTTGGTGTTCTCAATAGGGAATTCTAGGAGCCTCGACTCTGGAGGCTAAGATGGGGGCGCTGGGGACCCAAATTCCTGAGTCCTCTAGGTAGGGCCGCGGTGGTGGTAGGCGGATCCTCGAGTTTCCTCAACTCTAGGAGCAGGGATTAAATCACCGCCGGGGGGTCCCAAATTCCTGCGTCCGCTTGAAGTGGTCGACGCTGCAGCCCGACTGGTCGGAGCGCTAGCGGTTTGGCTCTCAAGTTCCTCCAACCTGGCGGTCTTGGGATCGGATTTCTCGGAAGCCCTGGAGGGAATCTTTGGTCCTGGATCCTGACTTCGTCCCACCGGGGTGCGGGACGGTCGGCCTCCAGGGTCCCGCTAGGCTCAAGTCCCGGACTCCCGGGCGCTCCAGGAGGGGGCGCTGGGCACTTGGATATCTGAAGTCCTCTAAACTGGGCGCAGGGGCCTGGATTTCGGGGTCTCTCAAGACGCGATGCAGAAATTCTGGGCGCCCGGGTCCGAGATTTTGGACCCCTCGGACTCCTGGATGGGTGGCATGGGGCTCCGGTGACGCCGGCGGCGGCACCACATCTGGGGCTGGAGAGTTCGGTCCAGCTGTGGGGCGGGGGGCGGTCGCCCGGGGCTTCCCCTCCCCCCGGCCGCTCGGGCTCACATCCTGTTCCCGCCTGTGGGGGGGAGGGGCCACCTTCCGGCCGGCCCGCCAGCGAAGGGTTAAGACCCCTCTTCCCCTGATTCTGAATATTCATGAGGAGGCGAGTCCCCAGGCAGGCTACTCCCTCACATTCCAAGCGCCTCGCTGACTTTTCCCTTTTACAGCAAGGGCCTGCGAGGCGTGAGAAGTAGGAACTCTTCATGCGCTTTCTCTTATTGGTCAACCCAAAGATTTGTATTTGCATGTGTAATGTAGGGCGGAACCTTCCAGTGAGGTCACGTGGTTCTGAATGACTGAAGTAATCTGCGGCGCGCGGGTGCGGCCGGAGCTCCAGTGGCGCAATCGGTTAGCGCGCGGTACTTATATGACAGTGCGAGCGGAGCAATGCCGAGGTTGTGAGTTCGATCCTCACCTGGAGCACTTTTAGTTCTCAccagattttataaatttatacgtcttataaagcaaaatatctaCATCACTTGCAGTGAGTGGTTCCCCATCCTTTTgtcaccaaggactggtttcatggaaaacaatctttccggggagggtgggggtgggaaggggaggcgTAGCTCcggcggtgatgcgagcgattGGGAGcggttgtaaatacagatgaagcttcgctcctTCGCCCATTGCTCACCTTCTGCAGTGCGGCCCCCTCCCCCCGCTTCcgaagtttcatggaagacaattttcccaccgACTGAGAGGTGTGACGGCGGCGGAGCTCTgcggcccgggggttggggagcGCAGACTTAGAGGAATGAACATTTCCACCTTCTGAATTTTCAGGCTGGAAAGACTCTTAGGGCTTTGGGACGGTTGGTCGGATATTCTGTATTGTGGGAAGATGCTGTTTCCGTCCTAGCCGCCAGGGGGTGGTATCGCCTCTTATTAGATGCCTTGGGCATTGAATGGAGTCTGCAAATCTCAGTTCAAGACTTCTGTAGAGACGTTTCTGTCCGGCAAATGGTATATATAGTGAGtgcctttttgttttcctgtcttGGAGTTTTCAAACCTCTGTTGAAAACCAAAACTacttttcctctctgtttctgaatcgacatttttttttcatcaagtATTGAATACTATATGCCTGGCTCCTTGTAGGTGTGCCTAACACATTGGTGACTAAGTAGACCCTTGCCCCTAGGACTAGACATTCTAGTGGGGAGGCAGATTGTTATGAACATAAGAATTAAGTACACTGTGTTAGGTAAATAAATGTCATGGGAAAAGGAAAGCAAGGAGGATGGGGGACTAGGAGATGGGGTGTAGTTTGCAATAGTAGTGGTCAAGGACAGTCTCACTGAGAAGGcaacatttgagcagagacctgaaggagtAGAGTGAGCCACAAGGACCCCAGGGGGAGTGTTCTAGGCAGAGGCaacagctagtgcaaaggccctgtggctgaAGCATGCCAGACTAGACTTGTTGGTGGAGCAGTTTGGAAGCCAGTATAACTAGGGCAGAGGGGGAGGGTAGGAGccaggagccagactgcctgaacTGTGAACTGTGGAGAGGATTTAGGACTTTGACTTTTATGTGAACTGACTCAGGTCTCCTAACAGGTTTCCTTTGATTGTCCCGTGTGTGTGGGTATGGGGAAAGAGAccgagggcagaggcaggagcagagaCTGGGGGAGTGGGGGACAGCTGCTATGAAGGTACAAGTGGGATAGGTCCAGGGTGAGCATCAAGGGGGAAGAGGACTGGAGGGTAGGCTCTagatctatttatattttatttttaagacatggggtcttgctctgtcacccaggctaatgTGTCGATCACAACTCACTTCTGCCTCGAACTGTAGTGCTCCATCATCCTCCcactcagccttcctagtagctaggactacaggcaggtgccaccgcaccgttattttttttagacatggaaggtgtctcgctatgttgcccaggctggtttcaaactcctggcttcaggggatcctcccacctctcccctcctgcctcctgcctctcgAGCCAGTAGATATTTTAAGGGTAGATCAGACAGGATTGCTGTTGGCTGGGGTGTGGGTTTGAGAGAGGAGTCAAAGGGACTCCCACGTATGTGGCCTGAGCACTGGTAGCTGGTGGTAGGTGTCATTTTCTGACATGAGAGtttttttcgttttgttttgttttttttgaaaggGCAGAGAATGTGTTTGGCTGAAAGAAGGACCAGAGATATCTCTCTCTTCTAGTTCTTTCAGTGTTCAAGTCTGTTTCTGCAAACGTCTCTGCATTGCTTGCTCTTGCTCTCTGCCTCTCCAAACCCTTCGGGTCTCTGGATTTCTAGCTCCTTCTCTCTCCTAACCCTTTCCTACATTTCAGGGCCTGAACCCTTTCCCACAAGGGAGGCTGTTTCCAGGAAGAGGAGACCAAAGGTCTAAGTACTCCAGTGGGCAGGACGAGAGGGCCACGGAGGCAGGAGAGAGCAAGGGAGGTTTGAggaggggaaaaggggagagaggaggaagaggaggggttggggaggggaaggggacaaTGGGGAGTGAGAGGGCAGGGAAAGagtggaggagagaagagaaggaggagaggaaggataAGGgacaagaggaagaggaggctggaaggcagggggagaggaggaaaggggtaGGGGTCGAGCTGGAGGGGGGAGAGAACAGAAggcggggggagggcaggagggtgcAGAGAGGAGGAAGTGAGAGGGAGGAGTAGGCGGGGTGAGggtggagaaaggaggagaggaggggaagttgggggcagggggaggaggggagagggaagaggggtcGAGGGAGGAggccggcgggggggcggggcgcgggcgctGACGCAGGGCGGCTTCCGGGCGCGGGCTCCCCCCAGCCGGGGGCGGCGCCCCAGGCCTCTTGCCTTGTATGGTCCGAGGCGGCGGCTCCCCCTCCGCCCGTCTGGACGCGCGGCCGCGACCCGCTCCCCGGTCTCGCGAAGCCGACCCCTGGCCGactgcctggggcctggggctcccGGCGTTCGGAGGTGCCCAGATCCGGGAATTTCGAACTTCTAGAGTCCCAACAGGCTACGACGCTGTCATTCCGAGGTCCCAGAACGGCAGTCGTCTGCAATTCTGAGCGTCTCCATTCTAAATCGCCTGGAGACGATTCTGAgatcccaaagtgttgagattctAGAATCTGGAGACTTTAAAGCCTCTTTCCCCAACATTCCAAAAAAGTCTAAATTCCCCCAGCTCAAGTCCTGAAAGGCCGCATTCAGCGACCCCAGGGTGCCCGGTTGGCGACctgtccccaccccgccccctgcAGCGCCGGCTGCCCCCGCCCGCCCGGGCTCGCGCCCCGGCACATTCCGTCCTCCCCGCTCGGCCCCTCCCGCCGGCCTCGGCCCCGTGGGGACGGAAACATCCCGTCCCCGCCCGCGCCCGCGAGCTGGGTCAGGGAGCCCGAGACGGGACGCGAGGGCCGCGCCCCCGACGCCCGGGAACTCGCTCTCCCCGGTTCCTACCCGGCGACCTCACCTGGCCCCGCCCTCGCAGGTGATCGGCCGGGCCCGGTGACGTCACTTCCTGCCAGGTAAGCGCCGCAGGGCGGCGAGGCTCTGGGAGGGTATGAGGAGGAATCGGTTGACTTCAAAAAAAGCCACACCATCATCCTTCCCCTCTCTTCTCACAGCCTCTAGCTGGAGGAAAAGCCAGGATTCCAGTTTACACgcagatttcttttatttaaaaattccaaaaaagccacaaaaataaacatttaaggtaacaatatatattacttaatatattattattatagtatacTTACAATAATTATGCCATCGTTTCCAACATTAcaaaaaagaggaagtaaaataCAAGGGAAGCAGACAAcccaatatatataaatactataaaatcttattagaataaataaagtcataaatAAAGGGCCCGTTGATTTGGAGGAGGGGTTTGGCAATGGCTTTGGCTACTTGCTTTTGGAGGGAAATATGAGCACCAGGATTCCCCCTCAGGGGAGGTTCCAGTCACCACCAGGCACTAGAACCTCAAGTCTAGAAAAAgttgggagggggcagagagggccTATTATTCACAGCACGTCTAAGATCCCAGGAGACAGATTTGGGTAGGGGAGAGATGGGAAGGGAGGGCTCACTGCCCCCCTCAaatatgctacattttttttttttaaaaagaaccccAGAAAATACTCCATCCCCCAACACCATGAACACTGAGCTTGCACACTGAGGACCTGCCCCAGCGTGGGGTCAGGGGGAATAGGTTAATGCATTTTGGAAGGGGGGACTACTTAATTAAGAGTTCCCCCggtccccacagccctggggccCATGTGGAGCCCAGGGCACAAAAGAAGTGGCTCCCCTAAAGATCCAGCTGATCTGCACTGGGCAGGCACTTGTCACTCAGAAACCGAGATGCGATTGAAGATGGGGAGTCTCCGGGGGACTGCAGGTGCAGGTGGCTGGGGTGGCCCAAAAACCCCTGCCTCAAAGACAGGCGAGTCAGATCCCCCCAGGCTGCTGCCGCTGCTGGCATATTCATCGGGGTCAGATCCCAGGGACTGTGTAGAGGGGCTCCGAGCCAGGCCACCCAAGGGCCCCCAGATGCTGATAGGAGTGGCCCTTCGGCAGGAGGGACAACAGGCTGGGGTGGGGTCTCTTCGTGCCACAGGGGTCCCAGGGGCAGCAGAGAAGGCAGAGGGTGAAAGTGGAAGCTCcccaggtggtggtggggagcTGGAGGGCGAGAAGGACAGGGAAGAGCCTGCCAGGCCGGTTGGTGGTGGCGAGGTTCGGCGGCCTGAGGGCAGGCCAGAGAAGCTGATGCTCTGGCGAAGCACATGGGGTTGGCCCGGGGCGGCCAGGTCCTCGCTGGGGTTGTGGATGAAGTGGCAGCGTGAGCCATAGGGGCAGCGGCCCTGGAGGTAGAACTTGTGGCAGAGTTCCGTCTTGTACTTCGGGTGGCGATTGGCCTGGCGCAGCTCACCCAGGCCATGGGCAAACTGGCACTTGGCCCCGTAGCGGCAGCGCCCGCTCTCTGAGAAGGTCCGACATAGCTCAGTCTTGTAGCGGGAGGAAGCCGTGGGGGTCGCGGTAGGTGAGGTGGGCGAGGGCGACAGCTCGGAGCCCGAGCGGGGAGCCAGAGGTGCGAAGCCAGGAGGTGGGGGCACCCAGCTACAGCTGCGGCCCTCCACCAGGCTGGTGGAGCGGCCAGGCAGGCGGGAGGTGACCCCAGACGGGCTGGAGTCCGATGAGCTCAGGCTCCAGAGTCCCGAGGGGCCCCAGCCTGAGCTGGACTCAGTCCCTCCGTGGTCGGATGGCATGTCAGGACTCAGCGACAGGAGACTCTGTAGAAACAGGGGTCGGTTAGGACACCCGAAAATACAGGGCAACACCCCGCCCCAGCTGCGGGCCACTTCAAGAGCTTGCCGGTCCAGTTTGTGGGTTCCCGGTCTGTGCCCCGCCCGCCCCGCAGAAACCTCTGGGTTCCGGATCCCCGGATCCCGACTGGGAGGTTCTGAGTTTGTGTACTGAAGCCTGAAGCCTATCCCGAGGGACCCAGGAATCCCGACTCCCCCAACTGGGTCAGGAGAGGGCCCCAAAGTCAGGGC
Coding sequences within:
- the ZFP36 gene encoding mRNA decay activator protein ZFP36, whose product is MATRAAMDLSAIYESLLSLSPDMPSDHGGTESSSGWGPSGLWSLSSSDSSPSGVTSRLPGRSTSLVEGRSCSWVPPPPGFAPLAPRSGSELSPSPTSPTATPTASSRYKTELCRTFSESGRCRYGAKCQFAHGLGELRQANRHPKYKTELCHKFYLQGRCPYGSRCHFIHNPSEDLAAPGQPHVLRQSISFSGLPSGRRTSPPPTGLAGSSLSFSPSSSPPPPGELPLSPSAFSAAPGTPVARRDPTPACCPSCRRATPISIWGPLGGLARSPSTQSLGSDPDEYASSGSSLGGSDSPVFEAGVFGPPQPPAPAVPRRLPIFNRISVSE